From one Streptomyces chromofuscus genomic stretch:
- a CDS encoding SCO4848 family membrane protein: protein MRLSRPISWFLLAFGVWSWVIWVTFINNLIKDSSGLAFEDGQPTAYFWVHLLLAVVSLVLGTVIGVIGLRGVRALRRKS, encoded by the coding sequence ATGAGACTCAGCCGCCCGATCTCCTGGTTCCTGCTCGCCTTCGGGGTGTGGAGCTGGGTCATCTGGGTCACTTTCATCAACAACCTGATCAAGGACAGCAGCGGGCTGGCGTTCGAGGACGGTCAGCCGACGGCGTACTTCTGGGTGCATCTGCTGCTCGCCGTCGTTTCCCTCGTATTGGGGACGGTCATCGGGGTCATTGGGTTGCGCGGAGTCCGCGCACTGCGCCGCAAGTCATAG
- a CDS encoding response regulator transcription factor, whose protein sequence is MTTAPGTVLVVEDEVSIADVLAIALRYHRFEVMTTGTVREALTLAERTRPDAALLDVMLPDGDGRALGRELRRRRPDLALVFLTARDSPAEVVGALGFGDDYITKPFNIDEVVARVTAVLRRTRPADVLPQRPPLRYGDLELDETTYCVHRAGRSVELTPTEYALLRFLVRNGGRIVPKEQLLRHVWQYEHVPPESTVVETYISYLRRKLAPLGPPVITTRRGVGYGLA, encoded by the coding sequence ATGACGACGGCTCCCGGCACCGTGCTGGTCGTGGAGGACGAGGTGAGCATCGCCGACGTCCTCGCGATCGCCCTGCGCTACCACCGTTTCGAGGTCATGACCACGGGCACCGTCCGCGAGGCGCTCACCCTGGCCGAGCGCACCCGGCCCGACGCGGCGCTGCTCGACGTCATGCTCCCGGACGGCGACGGCCGGGCGCTCGGCCGCGAACTGCGTCGGCGACGCCCCGACTTGGCGCTGGTCTTCCTCACCGCGCGGGACTCGCCGGCCGAGGTCGTCGGCGCCCTCGGCTTCGGCGACGACTACATCACCAAACCGTTCAACATCGACGAGGTGGTCGCGCGGGTCACCGCGGTGCTGCGCCGCACCCGCCCCGCCGACGTCCTGCCGCAGCGCCCGCCCCTGCGGTACGGCGACCTGGAGCTGGACGAGACGACGTACTGCGTGCACCGCGCGGGCCGGTCGGTCGAGCTCACCCCGACCGAGTACGCGCTGCTGCGCTTCCTGGTGCGCAACGGCGGCCGGATCGTGCCCAAGGAGCAACTCCTGCGGCACGTGTGGCAGTACGAGCACGTGCCGCCCGAGTCGACCGTCGTGGAGACCTACATCAGCTATCTGCGGCGCAAGCTGGCCCCCCTGGGACCGCCGGTGATCACCACGCGGCGCGGCGTCGGGTACGGGCTGGCATGA
- a CDS encoding GtrA family protein, with amino-acid sequence MVTRPRGRELLGFATVGLLAYATDLALFTWLRGPAGLGPLTAKGLSFVAGCAVAYAGNALGTYRHTRARGVRPYAVFFAVNLAGALVQLLCLTVSHYCLGFTSPYADTVSGAGIGMAPATIVRFWGTRTLVFGVDRGADGRADRIGGEAEGRFGSWTG; translated from the coding sequence TTGGTGACCCGCCCACGCGGACGCGAACTGCTCGGCTTCGCCACCGTCGGCCTCCTCGCCTACGCCACCGACCTCGCCCTGTTCACCTGGCTGCGCGGCCCCGCCGGCCTCGGTCCGCTCACCGCCAAGGGGCTCTCCTTCGTCGCGGGCTGCGCGGTCGCGTACGCGGGCAACGCGCTCGGCACCTACCGGCACACCCGCGCGCGGGGCGTGCGCCCGTACGCCGTGTTCTTCGCGGTGAACCTCGCCGGCGCACTTGTCCAGCTCCTGTGCCTCACCGTCAGCCACTACTGCCTCGGCTTCACCTCCCCCTACGCCGACACCGTCTCCGGCGCGGGAATCGGCATGGCGCCGGCCACCATCGTGCGGTTCTGGGGCACAAGGACATTGGTGTTCGGCGTCGACCGTGGGGCCGACGGCCGCGCCGACCGTATCGGCGGTGAAGCGGAGGGCAGGTTCGGATCATGGACTGGCTGA
- a CDS encoding FAD-binding oxidoreductase: protein MSADTVPDTAPSTPLTSLTGWGRTAPTAARLIRPRTYQEAVAAVRDCGARGGIPRGLGRAYGDAAQNAGGAVLDMTGLDRIHAIDVTGGTVLCDAGVSLHRLMEVLLPLGWFVPVTPGTRHVTVGGAIGADIHGKNHHVAGSFSRHVPALELLTADGGIQTVGQDTPLFDATAGGMGLTGVILTATLRLQPVETSWMLVDTERADDLDDLMARITATDHHYPYSVAWIDLLARGSATGRAVLTRGDHAPLEALGRGTRARRDPLAFRATRLPTAPDVLPDGLLSRRTVGLFNELWFRKAPRARTGRLQTLSAFFHPLDGVPHWNRIYGRGGFVQYQFVVGHGQEEALRRIVRRVAARRCPSFLAVLKRFGDASPGWLSFPVPGWTLALDIPAGLPGLAAFLDGLDEEVAAAGGRVYLAKDSRLRPDLLAAMYPRLADFRAVRAELDPRGVFASDLSRRLGL from the coding sequence ATGTCTGCCGACACCGTCCCCGACACCGCGCCCAGCACCCCGCTCACATCCCTCACGGGGTGGGGCCGCACCGCCCCCACCGCCGCCCGGCTGATCCGCCCGCGCACCTACCAGGAGGCCGTGGCGGCCGTCCGGGACTGCGGGGCTCGCGGCGGCATCCCGCGGGGCCTGGGACGGGCGTACGGGGACGCGGCGCAGAACGCCGGCGGGGCGGTGCTGGACATGACGGGCCTGGACCGGATCCACGCGATCGACGTCACCGGCGGGACCGTCCTGTGCGACGCGGGCGTCTCCCTGCACCGGCTGATGGAGGTACTGCTGCCCCTCGGCTGGTTCGTGCCCGTGACGCCCGGTACGCGGCACGTCACGGTCGGCGGCGCGATCGGTGCGGACATCCACGGAAAGAACCACCACGTCGCGGGCTCCTTCAGCCGCCACGTACCGGCCCTGGAACTCCTCACCGCCGACGGCGGCATCCAGACCGTCGGCCAGGACACGCCGCTGTTCGACGCGACGGCGGGCGGCATGGGCCTCACCGGCGTCATCCTGACGGCGACGCTGCGGCTCCAGCCGGTCGAGACGTCCTGGATGCTGGTCGACACCGAGCGCGCCGACGACCTCGACGACCTGATGGCCCGCATCACGGCCACCGATCACCACTACCCCTACTCGGTCGCCTGGATCGACCTGCTCGCCCGCGGCAGCGCGACGGGCCGCGCGGTCCTCACCCGCGGCGACCACGCGCCCCTGGAGGCACTGGGCCGCGGCACGCGCGCGCGTAGGGACCCCCTGGCGTTCCGCGCCACCCGCCTGCCCACCGCGCCCGACGTCCTGCCGGACGGTCTGCTGAGCCGCCGGACGGTGGGGCTGTTCAACGAACTGTGGTTCCGCAAGGCGCCCCGCGCGCGTACCGGCCGGCTCCAGACGCTGTCCGCCTTCTTCCATCCCCTGGACGGCGTACCGCACTGGAACCGGATCTACGGCCGCGGCGGCTTCGTGCAGTACCAGTTCGTCGTCGGACACGGCCAGGAGGAGGCCCTGCGCCGGATCGTGCGGCGCGTAGCCGCGCGCCGCTGCCCGTCCTTCCTGGCCGTCCTCAAGCGCTTCGGGGACGCCTCGCCTGGCTGGCTCTCCTTCCCCGTGCCGGGCTGGACGCTGGCCCTCGACATCCCGGCCGGTCTGCCCGGCCTCGCCGCCTTCCTCGACGGACTGGACGAGGAGGTGGCGGCCGCCGGCGGCCGTGTCTACCTGGCCAAGGACTCCCGGCTCCGCCCCGACCTGCTTGCCGCGATGTACCCGAGACTCGCCGACTTCCGCGCCGTGCGCGCGGAGCTGGACCCGCGCGGGGTGTTCGCCTCGGACCTCTCCCGCCGCCTCGGCCTCTAG
- a CDS encoding decaprenylphospho-beta-D-erythro-pentofuranosid-2-ulose 2-reductase, protein MKDAFGLPQSLLVLGGTSEIALATARRLIVRRTRTVWLAGRPSPALEVAADGLRTLGAEVHTVTFDALDPESHETVLGKVFAEGDVDVVLLAFGILGDQAHDEREPVSAVRVAQTNYTGAVSAGLVSARALQAQGHGSLVVLSSVAAERARRANFIYGSSKAGLDTFAQGLGDALHGTGVHVMVVRPGFVRSKMTTGLEQAPLATTPHAVATAIELGLRRRSETVWVPGSLRLVMAALRHLPRGVFRRLPF, encoded by the coding sequence ATGAAGGACGCCTTCGGTCTCCCCCAGTCCCTGCTCGTCCTCGGTGGCACGTCCGAGATCGCGCTGGCCACCGCCCGCCGTCTGATCGTCCGCCGTACGCGCACGGTGTGGCTGGCCGGACGCCCCTCGCCCGCCCTGGAGGTGGCCGCGGACGGCCTGCGCACCCTGGGCGCCGAGGTGCACACCGTCACCTTCGACGCGCTCGACCCCGAGTCCCACGAGACGGTGCTCGGCAAGGTCTTCGCCGAGGGCGACGTCGACGTGGTGCTGCTCGCGTTCGGGATCCTCGGCGACCAGGCGCACGACGAGCGCGAGCCGGTGAGCGCGGTGCGTGTCGCGCAGACCAACTACACGGGAGCGGTCTCGGCGGGCCTGGTCAGCGCCCGCGCGCTGCAGGCACAGGGCCACGGCTCCCTGGTCGTGCTGTCCTCGGTCGCCGCCGAACGCGCCCGCCGCGCGAACTTCATCTACGGCTCCAGCAAGGCCGGCCTGGACACGTTCGCCCAAGGGCTCGGGGACGCGCTGCACGGGACAGGCGTGCACGTCATGGTCGTACGCCCCGGCTTCGTCCGCTCGAAGATGACCACCGGCCTGGAACAAGCCCCGCTCGCCACCACCCCGCACGCGGTCGCGACGGCGATCGAGCTGGGCCTGCGCCGCCGCTCGGAGACGGTGTGGGTGCCGGGATCGCTCCGCCTGGTGATGGCGGCGCTGCGCCACCTCCCGCGCGGGGTGTTCCGGCGGCTGCCCTTCTAG
- a CDS encoding metallophosphoesterase, giving the protein MVIVFLLGVVSVLVVTNWYLWRRLFRDTTRRAGAPRRAGAVLIAGGWVLAIGALVAERAGAPFWLQRTLAWPGFLWLALSIYLLLAVVAGEAVRPLLQRHLERRDARSRTTVTAGAPRPEPIPAGAPAKEATSTEPPRDAVSTEPSGHTVATEPPGKAVLTEAPGEDVSAAEPGSPRATAPAAGDEPQRHAPSRRLFVSRVIAGAAAAAAVGTVGAGTYGVLNGPGVKRVTVPLAKLPRAGHGVRIAVVSDVHLSPVLGRGFAQKIVDTINATQPDLIAVVGDLVDGSVQDLGPAAAPLAQLRARHGAYFVTGNHEYFSGAEQWVEQVRRLGLRPLENARTELPWFDLAGVNDVAGESEGQGPDFARALGDRDTARACVLLAHQPVQIHEAVRHEVDLQLSGHTHGGQLWPGNLIASAANPTLAGLERYGDTQLYVSRGAGAWGPPTRVGAPSDITVIELASTQA; this is encoded by the coding sequence ATGGTGATCGTCTTCCTGCTCGGCGTCGTGAGCGTCCTCGTGGTGACGAACTGGTACCTGTGGCGCCGCCTGTTCCGCGACACGACCCGTCGTGCGGGCGCGCCGCGCCGAGCGGGCGCGGTACTGATCGCGGGCGGCTGGGTGCTCGCGATCGGCGCCCTGGTGGCCGAACGCGCGGGCGCCCCCTTCTGGCTCCAGCGCACCCTCGCCTGGCCGGGCTTCCTGTGGCTCGCGCTGTCGATCTACCTGCTGCTCGCGGTGGTCGCCGGCGAGGCCGTACGGCCGCTGCTCCAGCGCCACCTCGAACGCCGGGACGCGCGGTCGCGGACGACGGTCACGGCCGGCGCGCCGCGGCCGGAGCCGATACCGGCGGGAGCACCGGCCAAGGAGGCCACCTCCACCGAGCCGCCAAGGGACGCCGTCTCCACCGAGCCGTCCGGTCACACCGTCGCCACCGAGCCACCCGGCAAGGCCGTGCTCACCGAGGCACCCGGCGAGGACGTCTCCGCGGCGGAGCCCGGTTCCCCGCGGGCCACGGCACCCGCCGCCGGCGACGAGCCGCAACGGCACGCGCCCTCCCGCCGCCTCTTCGTCTCCCGCGTCATCGCGGGCGCCGCCGCCGCGGCGGCCGTCGGCACGGTCGGCGCCGGCACCTACGGCGTCCTCAACGGGCCCGGCGTCAAGCGCGTCACCGTCCCGCTGGCCAAGCTCCCGCGCGCGGGGCACGGTGTCCGGATCGCGGTCGTGAGCGACGTCCATCTAAGCCCGGTCCTCGGCCGGGGCTTCGCCCAGAAGATCGTGGACACGATCAACGCCACGCAGCCCGACCTGATCGCGGTCGTCGGCGACCTGGTCGACGGCAGCGTGCAGGACCTGGGGCCCGCCGCCGCGCCCCTGGCCCAGCTGCGCGCGCGGCACGGCGCGTACTTCGTCACCGGCAACCACGAGTACTTCTCCGGCGCCGAGCAGTGGGTCGAGCAGGTACGGCGGCTGGGCCTGCGCCCGCTGGAGAACGCCCGCACGGAACTGCCCTGGTTCGACCTGGCGGGCGTCAACGACGTCGCGGGCGAGAGCGAGGGGCAGGGCCCCGACTTCGCCAGGGCGCTCGGCGACCGTGACACCGCGCGCGCGTGCGTGCTCCTCGCCCACCAGCCGGTCCAGATCCACGAGGCCGTCCGGCACGAGGTGGACCTCCAGCTCTCCGGCCACACCCACGGCGGCCAGCTGTGGCCCGGCAACCTGATCGCGTCGGCCGCGAACCCGACCCTGGCGGGCCTGGAACGCTACGGCGACACCCAGCTGTACGTCAGCCGCGGCGCGGGCGCCTGGGGCCCGCCCACGCGCGTGGGCGCGCCCTCCGACATCACGGTGATCGAGCTGGCGTCGACCCAGGCGTAG
- a CDS encoding YihY/virulence factor BrkB family protein, which translates to MDWLKNLPVVGPLAARLMVTHAWRSYERLDRVKWTRLAAAMTFTSFIALFPLLTVSAAITAATLSTEQQKEIQDKIAEQIPGISEQLNIGSLVDNAGTVGIIAGALLLFTGISWVGSTRECLRAVWELPDEEENPVLHKAKDAGVLLGLGGALLVTLAASTVASAAVGWIARQCGLDEHGWGSLLLRVAAFAVAVLAAFLLLLYVLTLLPGVEPTRRRLVVGALIGAVGFELLKLLLSGYIQGVAAKSMYGAFGVPVALLLWINLTSKLVLFCAAWTATPSKEAERAEADGTDGDDVAPADAAPATGS; encoded by the coding sequence ATGGACTGGCTGAAGAACCTCCCCGTCGTCGGCCCCCTGGCCGCCCGTCTGATGGTCACGCACGCGTGGCGGTCGTACGAGCGGCTGGACCGCGTGAAGTGGACACGCCTGGCCGCCGCGATGACGTTCACCAGTTTCATCGCGCTGTTCCCGCTGCTCACCGTGAGCGCCGCGATCACCGCCGCCACGCTCAGCACCGAGCAGCAGAAGGAGATCCAGGACAAGATCGCCGAGCAGATCCCCGGCATCTCCGAGCAGCTGAACATCGGATCCCTGGTCGACAACGCCGGCACCGTCGGGATCATCGCCGGTGCCCTGCTGCTGTTCACCGGCATCAGCTGGGTCGGTTCGACGCGCGAGTGCCTGCGCGCGGTGTGGGAGCTGCCGGACGAAGAGGAGAACCCCGTCCTGCACAAGGCCAAGGACGCGGGCGTCCTGCTGGGGCTCGGCGGCGCGCTGCTCGTCACCCTCGCCGCGTCCACCGTCGCCTCGGCCGCGGTCGGCTGGATCGCCCGCCAGTGCGGGCTCGACGAGCACGGCTGGGGGAGCCTGCTGCTGCGCGTCGCCGCGTTCGCCGTCGCCGTGCTCGCCGCCTTCCTGCTCCTGCTGTACGTCCTCACGCTGCTGCCCGGCGTCGAGCCGACCCGGCGACGGCTGGTCGTGGGCGCGCTGATCGGCGCGGTCGGCTTCGAGCTGCTGAAGCTGCTGCTGAGCGGCTACATCCAGGGCGTGGCCGCGAAGAGCATGTACGGCGCGTTCGGCGTCCCCGTCGCCCTGCTGCTGTGGATCAACCTCACCTCGAAGCTGGTCCTGTTCTGCGCGGCCTGGACGGCGACCCCGAGCAAGGAGGCAGAGCGGGCGGAGGCCGACGGGACCGACGGGGACGACGTGGCGCCTGCGGACGCGGCTCCGGCGACCGGGAGCTGA
- a CDS encoding sensor histidine kinase: MRRPTWRGERGPRSLRGKLTLANVLLLALGVVVATCVSVMGMRLYLLDAVDRELMMSRDSIGETPLTFEQVDSLTALFALSERMAPDSHDGEDSDGDTLVQGSVFVAVDPGGQARTIGGLRPTDTQRALAAAVDDPAALAADTEPHTFEVRGNHYRVTAGQLADGTSVLLATSTESLSQVVVRAVKLDLAAGTLLLAMLAWLTMFSVRRRTQPLEDMVETSTAIAEGDLTRRVPSSREPTLEVEQLRLALNSMLHQVESAYRTREHSAAQLRRFVADASHELRTPLSAIRGYLQLYDKGMLRDPADRKRAWERVLAEADRMGRLVDELLTLARLDQQPELRFRNVDVSRLVREAAEDLRVQQPERPISVRADGSVLVHADESGLRQILGNLLANVRVHTPADVPVRLGVERDGDGAVRLCVADDGPGLDAQDAARVFDRFFRTGGGAGSGLGMAIVQGVVQAHGGEVGVRTAPGEGLAVTVTLPVRAAVPA, encoded by the coding sequence ATGAGGCGGCCGACGTGGCGCGGCGAGCGCGGCCCGCGTTCCCTGCGCGGCAAGCTGACCCTGGCGAACGTGCTGTTGCTGGCCCTCGGTGTGGTGGTGGCGACCTGCGTCAGTGTGATGGGCATGCGGCTGTACCTGCTCGACGCCGTCGACCGGGAGCTGATGATGTCCCGCGACTCGATCGGCGAGACGCCGCTGACCTTCGAGCAGGTCGACTCCTTGACCGCGCTGTTCGCCCTGAGCGAAAGGATGGCTCCCGACTCGCACGACGGCGAGGACAGCGACGGCGACACGCTGGTGCAGGGCTCGGTCTTCGTGGCCGTGGACCCCGGCGGGCAGGCCAGGACCATCGGCGGCCTGCGCCCCACAGACACCCAGCGCGCCCTGGCCGCCGCGGTGGACGACCCGGCGGCCCTCGCCGCCGACACCGAGCCGCACACCTTCGAGGTGCGGGGAAACCACTACCGCGTCACCGCGGGGCAGCTCGCCGACGGCACCAGCGTGCTGCTCGCCACCTCGACCGAGTCCCTGAGCCAGGTCGTCGTCCGGGCCGTCAAGCTCGACCTCGCCGCCGGCACCCTGCTGCTGGCGATGCTGGCCTGGCTGACGATGTTCAGCGTGCGCCGGCGGACCCAGCCCCTGGAGGACATGGTCGAGACGTCGACGGCCATCGCCGAGGGGGACCTCACCCGGCGGGTGCCGTCCAGTCGCGAGCCCACCCTTGAGGTCGAACAGCTGCGTCTCGCCCTCAACTCCATGCTCCACCAAGTGGAGTCGGCGTACCGCACGCGCGAGCACAGCGCGGCCCAGCTGCGCCGCTTCGTCGCCGACGCCTCGCACGAACTGCGCACCCCGCTGTCCGCGATACGCGGCTACCTCCAGCTGTACGACAAGGGCATGCTGCGCGACCCGGCCGACCGCAAACGCGCCTGGGAGCGGGTGCTCGCGGAGGCCGACCGCATGGGCCGGCTCGTCGACGAACTGCTCACCCTCGCCCGCCTCGACCAGCAACCCGAACTCCGTTTCCGCAACGTGGACGTGAGCCGCCTGGTGCGCGAGGCGGCCGAGGATCTGCGGGTGCAGCAGCCGGAGCGGCCGATATCCGTGCGCGCCGACGGCTCGGTGCTGGTGCACGCCGACGAGTCCGGGCTGCGTCAGATCCTCGGCAACCTGCTGGCCAACGTCCGCGTCCACACGCCCGCCGACGTGCCGGTGCGGCTGGGGGTGGAGCGGGACGGCGACGGGGCGGTGCGGCTGTGCGTGGCCGACGACGGGCCCGGGCTGGACGCGCAGGACGCGGCCCGCGTCTTCGACCGCTTCTTCCGCACGGGAGGCGGCGCCGGCAGCGGGCTGGGCATGGCGATCGTGCAGGGGGTGGTCCAGGCGCACGGGGGCGAGGTGGGGGTGCGTACGGCGCCGGGTGAAGGGCTGGCGGTGACGGTCACGCTGCCCGTGCGGGCGGCGGTGCCGGCGTGA
- a CDS encoding D-alanyl-D-alanine carboxypeptidase family protein, with protein sequence MPAPKKTTKRSLLIASATLLSVSLTAPAAFSAPRPSPSSSPSPSATPPANMSTVGGTRLGRPGTQVNLASGVPVLPKGVTARSWIIADAESGEVLAAHNAHWRLAPASTLKMLFADTLLPKFPKTMNRKVVPSDLAGIGPGSSMVGIKENETYSVHDLWLGVFLRSGNDAVHVLSAMNKGVDATVEEMNEHAEELQALDTHVVSPDGYDAPGQVSSAYDLTLIARSGLQKKDFREYCSTVTAKFPGQTTKNKKGKPVRDSFEIQNTNRLLTGDSDLTQYQGIAGVKNGNTTNAGATFTGVAERGGKVLLVTVMNPGKGGHNEVYKETARLFDWGFKAAGKVEPVGELVPPKSAAGAQPGATASGEAVGGSGEAGGGPGTGGDPAKPVASATTDNASSGIGMAFAITAGLLALLAGGAVLVNRRWPLPDLARRRR encoded by the coding sequence GTGCCCGCACCGAAGAAGACCACCAAGCGATCCCTATTGATCGCTTCCGCGACCTTGCTGTCCGTCTCCCTGACGGCGCCCGCCGCCTTCTCGGCGCCCCGGCCGTCGCCCAGTTCCTCGCCGAGCCCGTCGGCCACTCCCCCGGCGAACATGTCGACCGTGGGCGGCACGCGACTCGGCCGTCCGGGGACGCAGGTGAACCTGGCGAGCGGCGTTCCGGTGCTGCCCAAGGGCGTCACCGCGCGGTCGTGGATCATCGCGGACGCCGAGTCCGGCGAGGTGCTCGCCGCGCACAACGCGCACTGGCGGCTGGCCCCGGCGAGCACCCTGAAGATGCTGTTCGCGGACACGCTGCTGCCGAAGTTCCCCAAGACGATGAACCGCAAGGTGGTCCCGTCCGACCTGGCGGGGATCGGCCCCGGCTCCAGCATGGTCGGCATAAAGGAGAACGAGACGTACAGCGTCCACGACCTGTGGCTCGGTGTCTTCCTGCGTTCCGGCAACGACGCCGTGCACGTGCTGTCGGCCATGAACAAGGGCGTCGACGCCACCGTCGAGGAGATGAACGAGCACGCCGAGGAGCTGCAGGCCCTCGACACGCACGTGGTCAGCCCCGACGGCTACGACGCCCCCGGCCAGGTCTCCTCGGCGTACGACCTGACGCTGATCGCCCGCTCCGGGCTCCAGAAGAAGGACTTCCGCGAGTACTGCTCGACGGTGACCGCGAAGTTCCCGGGCCAGACGACGAAGAACAAGAAGGGCAAGCCGGTCCGCGACTCCTTCGAGATCCAGAACACCAACCGGCTGCTGACCGGCGACTCCGACCTCACGCAGTACCAGGGCATCGCGGGCGTCAAGAACGGCAACACCACCAACGCGGGTGCCACCTTCACCGGCGTCGCCGAACGCGGCGGCAAGGTCCTGCTCGTCACCGTGATGAACCCGGGGAAGGGCGGGCACAACGAGGTCTACAAGGAGACCGCGCGACTGTTCGACTGGGGCTTCAAGGCGGCCGGGAAGGTGGAGCCGGTGGGTGAGCTGGTGCCGCCCAAGAGCGCGGCCGGCGCCCAGCCCGGAGCGACCGCCTCCGGCGAGGCGGTCGGCGGGTCGGGCGAGGCGGGCGGCGGCCCCGGGACCGGCGGCGATCCGGCCAAGCCGGTGGCGAGCGCGACGACCGACAACGCCTCCAGCGGCATCGGCATGGCCTTCGCGATCACGGCGGGCCTGCTGGCGCTGCTGGCGGGCGGCGCGGTCCTGGTGAACCGGCGGTGGCCACTGCCCGATCTGGCACGTCGCCGACGGTGA
- a CDS encoding ATP-binding protein: MVRRYAFRLPPHPASVGLARRRVRDHLADWGHGSDSPALAHAVLLVSELATNVVRHGPRAEPEFEIAVTALADGSCLIEVSDAGRDVPRLRAAGDLGEAGRGLHLVEHLAAAWGVWSRGSHGKTVWALVHAVPS, translated from the coding sequence GTGGTGAGACGCTACGCCTTCCGGCTGCCCCCGCACCCGGCCTCCGTCGGTCTCGCCCGGCGCCGGGTGCGGGACCATCTGGCCGACTGGGGGCACGGCTCCGACTCCCCGGCCCTGGCCCACGCCGTGCTGCTGGTGTCCGAGCTCGCCACCAACGTCGTACGCCACGGGCCGCGGGCGGAGCCCGAGTTCGAGATCGCGGTGACGGCGCTCGCGGACGGCTCCTGCCTCATCGAGGTCTCCGACGCGGGCCGCGACGTGCCCCGCCTGCGGGCGGCCGGCGACTTGGGGGAGGCCGGCCGGGGACTGCACCTCGTGGAGCACCTCGCCGCGGCGTGGGGCGTCTGGAGCCGGGGCAGCCACGGGAAGACGGTGTGGGCGCTGGTGCACGCCGTGCCCTCGTAG
- a CDS encoding 2'-5' RNA ligase family protein encodes MGTVTIGVSIAVPEPHGSLLQQRRAGFGDAAAHGIPTHVTLLPPTEVDDSELPAIEAHLAEVAGAGRPFVMRLSGTGTFRPLSPVVYVQVAEGAEACTWLQKQVRDASGPVARELQFPYHPHVTVAHGIDDAAMDRAFEELADYRAEWACTGFALYEQGTDGVWRKLRDFAFGGAVVPPQAGHATRGTIPSC; translated from the coding sequence GTGGGGACCGTAACGATCGGTGTGTCGATCGCGGTCCCGGAGCCGCACGGCAGCCTGCTCCAGCAGCGGCGCGCGGGCTTCGGCGACGCCGCGGCTCACGGCATCCCCACGCATGTCACCCTGCTGCCGCCGACGGAGGTCGACGACTCCGAACTGCCCGCGATCGAGGCGCACCTCGCCGAGGTCGCCGGCGCCGGGCGTCCCTTCGTGATGCGGCTGTCGGGCACCGGGACCTTCCGGCCCCTCTCGCCGGTCGTCTACGTCCAGGTCGCCGAGGGAGCCGAGGCCTGCACGTGGCTGCAGAAGCAGGTCCGCGACGCCTCCGGGCCGGTGGCGCGCGAACTGCAGTTCCCCTACCACCCGCACGTCACCGTCGCCCATGGCATCGACGACGCGGCCATGGACCGCGCCTTCGAGGAACTCGCCGACTACCGGGCGGAGTGGGCCTGCACCGGCTTCGCCCTCTACGAACAGGGCACCGACGGCGTGTGGCGCAAGCTCCGGGACTTCGCGTTCGGTGGAGCGGTGGTGCCTCCGCAGGCGGGCCATGCCACGCGGGGCACCATCCCCAGCTGTTAG